A region from the Lolium perenne isolate Kyuss_39 chromosome 4, Kyuss_2.0, whole genome shotgun sequence genome encodes:
- the LOC127349187 gene encoding uncharacterized protein, with the protein MMRELKLIFETHAAVESYEASKQFFTCMMEEGSSVSEHMLVMSGHAKKLNDLGMMIPNQLGIHRVLQSLPPSYKNFVMNYNMQNMNKDLPEIFSMLKSAEVEIKKENQVLMVNKTTSFKKQGKPNKGNFKKGGKKVAPHPEKPKAGPKPETVCYYCQGKGHWKRNCPKYLADLKSGHVKKKGTAE; encoded by the exons atgatgcgtgagctcaaacttatctttgagactcatgcggccgtggagagctatgaggcctcgaagcagttctttacctgcatgatggaagaaggcagctccgttagtgagcacatgctcgtcatgtccgggcatgcgaagaagctcaatgacttggggatgatgatccctaaccagctgggtattcatcgtgtccttcaatcactgccaccaagttacaagaacttcgtgatgaactacaacatgcagaacatgaataaagatttacctgaaatcttttccatgctgaaatctgctgaagtagagattaagaaggagaaccaagtgttgatggtcaacaagaccaccagtttcaaaaagcaaggcaagcctaacaagggtaacttcaagaagggcggcaagaaagttgcaccgcatcctgagaagcctaaggctggtcctaaacctgagactgtgtgctattactgccaggggaaggggcactggaagcgcaattgccccaaatacttggccgatctgaagagcggccacgtcaaaaagaaag gaactgcggaatag